The Streptomyces sp. NBC_01298 genome contains the following window.
GTTTCCCCTGCGGCAGCTGCTCGCGTACCTGCTGATCCCCTCGGGCAACAACATCGCCAGGCTCCTCGCCCGCTGGACTGCCGGCTGCGAAGCGGACTTCGTGCGCCGGATGAACGGGGCGGCCGCGGAACTCGGCATGACCCGTACGCGGTTCACCGGCTCCTGCGGCATGGACACCGGGAACACCAGCACGGCCGTCGACCTGCTCGTCCTGGCCCGCGCGGTCATGCGGGACGAGGTGTTCCGGACCATCGTCGCCACCCCCTCGGTCCGTCTCCCGGGAGACCGGGGCGAGGCGCGCACCACCAACCGGCTGCTCGGCCGGCACGGCGTCGCCGGGCTGAAGACGGGCACCAGCACCCCGGCCGGAGGCAACGTCCTGTGGGCCGCGTACAAGGACGTCGACGGCAGCCGCAGGCTGGTCCTCGGCGCCGTGCTCGCCCAGCGCAGCGGCTGCTCCCCGGTGCGCGCGCGGGCGGCCGTCTGGGCCCACAGCCGGCGCCTGGTCGAAGCCGTACAGCGCGCACCGCTCGACGAACTCGCGGAGCTCAGGCACTCCGCGCCCCCGTCGCCCGCGCCGCCGCTGTCTGGCCGTGGTCGGGCCGGGTAGGCGACCAGGGACCAGGTGAGACGGACACGATGGAGGAGGCGGCCATGAGCGGACACCGACGGGACGCGGCAGAGAGCGCGTCCGAACAGAGCCCATCCGAGCAGAGCCGATCCGCGAAGAGCGAATCCGTGGAGAGCGGCGCCGCGGGGAGCGGCCCCACGCGGAGCGACACCGGCGGGCACGCCGCGAAGCGCCAGCGGCCGGGGATAGGGCGCGAGGAGCAAGTACGCCCTCAGCGCGTTCAGGGCGGCCGACCCGAGGGTGACCGGCGCCCCGGGCTGCTGCCCGACGAGGGCGCCATGGTGGACGAGCACGGGCGCCCGCCCGGCGTCCCGTCGCGGACGGGCACCGGCTCCGGTTCGCCGCCCTCCGACCCGGAGCGCGTCGACCGGGCCGCCGCCGAAGCGGAGGACCCGGGTACCGCCGGCCGCCGGTGAGCGGTCCGCAGGGCCCCGGCCGGGCCCGTCACGGATGCCCGCTCGCGTTCGGCGGGTGTGCGGGCCGACCATCGAATCAGGTCGGATCGGGCTCCCGCCCCCGTGACCGTGCGGCGGGAACCGATCCCGGCGAGGCGCGGCGAGGCGAGGCGAGGTGAGGTGAGGTGAGGTGAGCGTCCTGGGGAACGCCTTCGGCCGTGCGACTGCCTCCCACGGCCCGCCCAACGTGGTGAACGCGCGTGGAGTGGGTACGCGCACCCATGTGGACACCATCCGTCCCCGGGCGGCTGTCACCGCCGATTCAGGCGGTCGGATCCGGGGAAGGGAGACCGGAGGCCGCGGGAGCGGGGATGACTCTCCATCTGAGACACCACAGCGATCTTGACGGGGCGACCGCGGCCGCCACGGCCCGCGACCGCACCCGGCACTTCTTCGACGACGCCTCGCGCGGCGGCCGCTCCGTGGCTCCCGAGGTCATGGACACGACGTTGTTGCTCGTCAGCGAGCTCGTCACCAACGCG
Protein-coding sequences here:
- a CDS encoding D-alanyl-D-alanine carboxypeptidase family protein; its protein translation is MSVHALLRRSAELPRRGRLAACRAGDAAVAAAHRSVSATPLPWPHEGQASVEVEGIGCLGTVGEQRPVPIASLTKVMTAYVVLREHPLGPGDPGPVVRVDKAAAHESGSTIESVVPVEEGQEFPLRQLLAYLLIPSGNNIARLLARWTAGCEADFVRRMNGAAAELGMTRTRFTGSCGMDTGNTSTAVDLLVLARAVMRDEVFRTIVATPSVRLPGDRGEARTTNRLLGRHGVAGLKTGTSTPAGGNVLWAAYKDVDGSRRLVLGAVLAQRSGCSPVRARAAVWAHSRRLVEAVQRAPLDELAELRHSAPPSPAPPLSGRGRAG